A single region of the Pontibacter kalidii genome encodes:
- a CDS encoding GumC family protein, producing the protein MESTFNPEENSFIDFKALLNAAISKWYLFVLGAVVALSVAYLINRYTVPEYEVSSSVMFSGEASNGAAAALLFGNEMFKGTQGLTNESILLKTKTLARKTLDKLDFQVSYYIKGNVLLLEAYKGDAPIHVVFDSTAASIPYNVMFKIALLDDGNYSLSSENLSWNAKVAEKTFRFGQSYLIDDFAFTIELLKPEPFSGNEVMFTIHNLDDLAKKYASNLSVSPYGGDASALVMTVAGTTPKKDIDYLNAHMETYRQNNLDIKNAKAIGTLNFIDVQLQQIGDSLYFIESRLEEFKQRNAAMDLSAAGAKVAGELQALEERKAELLLTARYYDYLSTYLNKENPEEVIQAPATLGVSDPVLNALVSQLVTLQTELSVASTGQGQENPGIKIKRQQLNEVRASLLENLSSLKDANQIGLRNLDQRIDAAAAEMQKLPSSERQLINIQRLYSLSENLYVFLMEKRTEAGISKAANTSDITILREASVSKQTAPLPLRNYGIALAIGLGLPFAFIFLKELMNNKIHTVEDIAKYTALPLLGLVGHNKKEDNLLANLSPKSALAEAFRTVRSNLRYMTGVTDTATEGGKIIVITSSISGEGKTFSAKNLAYIISISGERTLLVNADMRKPNNNSDLGVSSSTGLSNYLAGHISMDEVIHTTIQENLHVLPSGDIPPNPSELLLSSRMSDLIVELKKRYDYIIMDTPPVGILSDGLELMQISDANVFMVRQDYTIKDFIKNVQLQHESGKIRNTAILFNDVDYKKLNYGYGYGYGYGYGYYAEDNETKSWWKRIRG; encoded by the coding sequence TTGGAATCTACCTTTAATCCCGAAGAGAACAGCTTCATCGATTTTAAGGCGCTTTTAAACGCTGCCATTTCAAAGTGGTATCTGTTTGTTTTAGGCGCCGTGGTTGCCCTATCTGTAGCCTATCTGATCAACCGTTATACCGTGCCGGAGTATGAGGTTTCCTCCTCCGTCATGTTTTCCGGGGAGGCTAGTAACGGTGCAGCTGCCGCATTGTTGTTTGGCAACGAGATGTTTAAAGGTACGCAGGGACTTACAAACGAGTCTATTTTATTGAAGACCAAGACACTGGCGCGAAAGACCTTGGACAAGTTGGACTTCCAGGTAAGCTATTATATAAAAGGTAATGTGTTGCTCTTAGAGGCTTATAAAGGCGACGCCCCTATACATGTGGTATTTGACTCCACAGCGGCTAGCATTCCCTACAATGTCATGTTCAAGATTGCCCTGCTGGATGATGGGAATTATTCGCTGTCCTCTGAGAACTTGAGCTGGAACGCGAAGGTGGCTGAAAAGACTTTCAGGTTTGGACAGTCTTATTTAATTGATGACTTTGCTTTTACGATTGAACTGCTGAAACCGGAGCCTTTTTCCGGAAATGAGGTTATGTTCACGATCCATAACCTGGATGATCTGGCAAAAAAGTATGCCTCTAATCTTTCCGTTTCACCCTACGGGGGCGATGCCTCTGCCTTAGTGATGACGGTGGCGGGAACGACCCCTAAAAAGGACATTGATTACCTGAACGCTCACATGGAGACGTACAGGCAGAACAACCTGGATATCAAAAATGCCAAGGCTATCGGGACGCTTAACTTCATTGACGTGCAGCTACAGCAAATCGGAGACTCCCTCTACTTCATAGAGTCGAGGCTGGAGGAGTTTAAGCAGCGCAACGCGGCGATGGACCTGAGTGCTGCTGGAGCCAAAGTGGCTGGTGAGTTACAGGCGCTAGAGGAGCGGAAGGCTGAGTTGCTGTTAACCGCCCGTTATTACGATTACTTATCTACCTATCTTAACAAGGAGAATCCGGAGGAAGTGATTCAGGCCCCGGCTACGCTGGGGGTGAGCGATCCTGTGCTTAATGCTCTGGTTTCCCAACTAGTGACGCTACAAACGGAACTTAGTGTTGCCTCTACCGGTCAGGGGCAGGAGAATCCGGGAATTAAGATCAAGCGACAGCAGCTAAATGAGGTGAGGGCCTCATTGTTGGAAAACTTAAGCAGTTTGAAAGACGCCAACCAGATCGGGTTGCGTAACCTGGATCAGCGGATAGATGCAGCAGCTGCGGAGATGCAAAAACTCCCTTCTTCTGAGCGACAACTGATCAATATTCAGCGCCTTTACAGTTTAAGTGAGAATCTCTATGTTTTCTTGATGGAGAAGCGCACCGAGGCGGGGATCTCTAAAGCTGCCAACACCTCTGATATTACCATTCTGAGAGAGGCTTCCGTGAGTAAACAAACTGCTCCGCTCCCCCTTCGCAACTATGGTATCGCGCTTGCTATTGGCCTTGGCCTTCCGTTTGCCTTTATATTTCTGAAGGAACTGATGAACAACAAGATTCATACGGTGGAGGATATTGCCAAGTATACGGCGCTGCCTTTGCTGGGGCTCGTTGGCCATAACAAGAAGGAAGACAACCTGCTGGCGAACCTGAGCCCGAAGTCGGCCTTAGCTGAGGCGTTCAGAACGGTACGTTCAAACCTACGCTATATGACAGGCGTGACCGACACTGCTACCGAAGGAGGAAAGATTATCGTGATTACTTCTTCCATAAGCGGGGAGGGGAAGACGTTCTCTGCCAAAAACTTGGCTTATATCATCTCCATTTCCGGGGAGCGGACTTTGCTGGTTAATGCTGATATGCGTAAGCCTAACAACAACTCAGACCTGGGAGTGAGCAGCAGCACGGGCCTGAGCAACTACCTGGCAGGGCATATTTCCATGGATGAGGTGATCCATACAACTATCCAGGAAAACCTGCATGTACTGCCTTCAGGCGACATTCCACCCAATCCGTCGGAGTTACTGCTCAGCAGCCGTATGTCCGATCTTATTGTAGAGCTGAAGAAGCGCTATGATTACATCATCATGGATACGCCGCCTGTGGGTATACTTTCTGATGGCCTGGAGTTAATGCAGATTTCAGATGCCAATGTGTTCATGGTGCGCCAGGACTATACGATAAAGGATTTCATTAAAAATGTGCAGTTGCAGCATGAGTCCGGGAAGATTCGTAATACAGCCATCCTTTTCAATGATGTTGATTATAAGAAGCTAAACTACGGTTATGGCTATGGGTATGGTTACGGATACGGGTATTATGCTGAGGATAACGAAACAAAGTCCTGGTGGAAACGAATAAGGGGGTAA
- a CDS encoding polysaccharide biosynthesis/export family protein, translating into MRKTLIAWWFVLGIAIFASCVPQKKLLLLQENPEVKNQGEADELLKTFDLKKPVYTLRAGDVLSLRVQTTTPQEYDFLSAGTTTFGATDPVLDGYTIDDAGDILLPVVGKVHLGGLSMPEARAAVTDALKPFLANPTVNLRLLTFRYTIVGEVGSQGQYTTYQDNINVMEAIATAGGFNPYANRGKIKLVRYEEGKAKMYAFSLLDRDMLTMNNFYLQPDDMIVVDPLPAKFFRENVLGTFSLGFGLVASVVLLFTRLSR; encoded by the coding sequence ATGCGCAAAACCCTTATCGCATGGTGGTTCGTACTTGGCATAGCAATCTTTGCCTCCTGCGTTCCACAAAAGAAGCTCCTCTTGCTGCAGGAGAACCCCGAGGTGAAGAACCAGGGGGAGGCAGACGAGCTTTTAAAGACCTTTGACCTCAAAAAGCCAGTTTACACCCTCAGAGCTGGCGATGTGCTGTCGCTGCGGGTGCAGACTACCACCCCTCAGGAGTATGACTTCCTGAGTGCTGGCACAACCACTTTCGGTGCCACAGACCCTGTGCTTGATGGTTATACGATTGATGACGCGGGCGATATCCTGCTTCCGGTTGTCGGCAAAGTCCATCTCGGAGGGCTTTCTATGCCAGAGGCCCGTGCAGCTGTTACGGATGCCCTGAAACCTTTCCTGGCTAACCCAACCGTTAACCTCCGACTGCTTACCTTCCGCTATACTATAGTGGGTGAGGTAGGTAGCCAAGGCCAGTATACGACTTACCAGGATAACATCAACGTGATGGAAGCTATCGCCACGGCAGGTGGCTTTAATCCTTATGCCAACCGGGGCAAAATCAAGCTTGTTCGCTACGAGGAAGGAAAGGCTAAGATGTATGCTTTCAGCCTGCTAGATAGGGATATGCTGACCATGAACAATTTCTACCTCCAGCCGGACGATATGATTGTGGTCGACCCGCTTCCAGCCAAGTTTTTCCGAGAGAACGTCCTCGGTACTTTCTCCCTGGGCTTTGGCCTTGTGGCTTCTGTGGTTCTTCTATTCACCAGACTCTCAAGATAA
- a CDS encoding DUF481 domain-containing protein: MFKKSSSALTLYRTYTFAVLLVLYFAPLAAQGQILNIERSRLNPDSAGYFTGKGGISFSMFNRNAGKDNPNNYLQLTFNGDVAYISERHSYLLLNYYNYLLVNYDSQELRNTVASTGYSHFRVNLLRKMKLSYELFAQAQADKARGLELRTLAGGGIRYRVLRSQNSSIYFGTGFMHEHEEWENPELEQRLMVADLLKSTNYVSGKVKLNEQVSTEGIVYYQVGYDDTISRFRNRVSGDVTLQVKLTNKFSFRTNFSCVYEDEPIVPVTRFVYAISNGIQLQF, translated from the coding sequence ATGTTCAAAAAATCATCTTCAGCGCTTACGCTTTATAGAACGTATACCTTCGCCGTGCTGCTGGTTTTATACTTTGCCCCGCTCGCAGCACAAGGGCAGATCCTCAACATAGAGCGTTCTCGCCTGAACCCTGACTCGGCGGGCTATTTTACCGGGAAGGGCGGTATAAGTTTTTCGATGTTTAACCGGAACGCCGGCAAAGATAACCCCAACAACTACCTGCAACTCACCTTTAACGGCGATGTGGCCTACATATCTGAGAGGCACAGTTACCTGCTGCTCAACTACTACAATTACCTGCTCGTGAACTACGACTCCCAGGAGCTCCGTAATACGGTGGCCAGCACGGGCTACTCGCACTTCAGGGTTAACTTGTTGCGCAAGATGAAGCTGTCTTACGAGCTTTTTGCCCAAGCGCAGGCTGACAAGGCGCGGGGGCTGGAGTTAAGAACCTTGGCCGGCGGCGGCATACGGTACCGCGTGCTCCGGAGCCAGAACAGTAGTATATACTTTGGTACAGGCTTTATGCACGAGCACGAGGAGTGGGAGAACCCGGAGTTGGAACAAAGGCTTATGGTGGCCGACCTCCTCAAGTCCACTAACTACGTGAGCGGTAAGGTAAAACTGAATGAGCAGGTAAGCACGGAGGGCATCGTATACTACCAGGTTGGGTATGATGATACCATCAGCAGGTTCCGCAACCGGGTGAGCGGGGATGTGACACTGCAGGTTAAGCTCACAAATAAGTTCTCCTTCAGGACCAACTTCAGCTGTGTTTATGAGGATGAGCCAATTGTCCCGGTTACCAGGTTTGTATATGCCATCTCGAACGGTATTCAGCTGCAGTTTTAA
- a CDS encoding HD domain-containing protein encodes MYKEETITAAARYVRELLSGEGSGHDWWHVLRVWNNAKHIAASEKADVYVVELAALLHDIGDHKFHNGDDTVGPRMAREWLEQQQVEEEVISHVCSIIRDLSFKGAGTSPAMLTLEGKIVQDADRLDAIGAIGIARTFAYGGHRNREMYNPGIKPELHETFEAYKSSTAPTINHFYEKLLLLKDRMHTATAKKIALQRHQYMEGFLEQFFAEWEGKR; translated from the coding sequence ATGTATAAGGAAGAAACTATAACCGCAGCGGCAAGGTATGTACGGGAGCTGCTGTCTGGCGAAGGATCGGGCCATGACTGGTGGCATGTGCTGCGGGTCTGGAATAATGCCAAGCATATTGCCGCTTCAGAGAAGGCTGATGTGTACGTAGTGGAACTGGCTGCGCTGCTGCATGACATAGGAGACCATAAGTTCCATAACGGGGATGACACCGTGGGGCCACGCATGGCGCGGGAGTGGCTGGAGCAACAGCAGGTGGAGGAAGAGGTAATTAGCCACGTCTGTAGCATCATCCGGGACCTATCCTTTAAAGGGGCTGGCACCTCCCCGGCCATGCTAACGCTGGAGGGGAAAATCGTGCAGGACGCCGACCGGCTGGATGCCATTGGTGCCATCGGCATTGCCCGCACCTTTGCCTACGGCGGACACAGGAACCGCGAAATGTATAACCCAGGTATAAAACCCGAGCTGCATGAGACTTTCGAGGCGTATAAGAGCAGTACTGCCCCCACCATCAATCATTTCTACGAAAAGCTATTGCTCCTGAAAGACAGGATGCATACGGCCACCGCTAAAAAAATAGCGCTGCAGCGCCACCAGTACATGGAGGGATTTCTGGAGCAGTTTTTTGCGGAGTGGGAGGGCAAGAGATAG
- a CDS encoding cation:proton antiporter domain-containing protein gives MEIPLLPDIVIILGLSVIVILLFQRLKLPTILGFLATGVIAGPYGLSLIAASHNIEILAEIGIILLLFIIGMEFSLKQLAMIKRTVILGGSTQVLATIGLSALVMVLLNFSWGEAVFMGFLIAMSSTAIVLKILQDRGEINSPQGRVVLGILIFQDIIVVPMMLLAPLMAGGSENIGTALLLMALKGAFVIVFVLISAHYLVPRLLYLVAETKSKELFILSIVVICFAVAWLTSSLGLSLALGAFMAGLIISESEYSHQATSNILPFREIFTSFFFVSIGMLLDFGFLLENLPIILLFTALTFLLKSMVATLAARMLQYPLRVSLLVGLSLFQVGEFAFILSKTGISTGLLSKETYQYFLSVSLLTMAITPFVMGSYRRLADIIASPFVSSQEPMPFAQQPNNTHTDLPDLNDHIIIIGYGINGRNVAKAARYANIPYVIVELNAATVKNEGKKGEPIVYGDAVHPMILSHISIHKARVVVVAISDPEATKRIITTIREISDKIHIIVRTRFLQEMEENYRLGADEVIPEEFETSIEIFTRTLSKYLMPRDEIEAFTQKIRADNYEMLRSLTTSRDSDRAKLSVDLPDIEVATLRVLTSEPDIIGKPLLESNIRNRFAITVVAIKRKEQMILNIHADTQLQRGDLIYVIGKPSDVARFNNYIKE, from the coding sequence ATGGAGATACCATTACTCCCGGACATAGTCATCATACTTGGATTGTCGGTAATTGTCATCCTGCTTTTCCAGCGCCTGAAACTGCCGACCATCCTTGGCTTTCTGGCCACAGGCGTAATCGCCGGCCCATACGGGCTTAGCCTTATCGCTGCCTCCCACAATATTGAGATACTGGCTGAGATAGGGATCATCCTGCTGCTCTTTATCATTGGCATGGAGTTCTCCCTCAAGCAGTTGGCCATGATAAAGCGAACCGTTATACTGGGCGGCTCTACCCAGGTACTGGCCACCATTGGCCTGTCGGCGCTGGTGATGGTGCTCCTCAACTTTAGCTGGGGAGAGGCCGTTTTCATGGGCTTCCTGATCGCGATGAGCAGCACGGCCATCGTCTTGAAGATCCTCCAGGACCGCGGGGAGATAAATAGTCCGCAGGGACGCGTGGTGCTGGGCATTCTCATCTTTCAGGATATTATAGTGGTGCCTATGATGTTGCTGGCCCCGCTGATGGCGGGTGGCTCAGAAAACATAGGTACAGCCCTGCTGCTGATGGCCCTGAAAGGTGCCTTTGTGATTGTGTTTGTACTGATCAGTGCGCATTACCTCGTGCCTCGCCTGCTGTACCTGGTGGCAGAAACCAAAAGCAAGGAGCTCTTCATACTTAGTATCGTGGTCATCTGCTTCGCCGTCGCCTGGCTTACCTCCAGTTTGGGGCTCTCCCTGGCGCTGGGTGCCTTTATGGCCGGCCTTATCATTTCTGAGTCAGAGTATAGCCACCAGGCAACCAGCAACATCCTTCCCTTCCGGGAGATCTTCACGAGCTTCTTCTTTGTATCCATCGGCATGCTGCTGGACTTTGGCTTTCTGCTGGAGAACCTGCCTATTATCCTGCTCTTTACGGCGCTCACCTTCCTGCTTAAAAGTATGGTGGCTACTTTGGCCGCCCGTATGCTGCAGTACCCGCTCCGGGTGTCGCTGCTGGTCGGCCTGTCACTTTTCCAGGTTGGTGAGTTTGCCTTTATACTTTCAAAAACGGGCATAAGCACGGGGCTGCTGTCCAAGGAAACCTATCAGTACTTTCTGTCGGTGTCGCTGCTGACCATGGCCATTACTCCTTTCGTGATGGGTTCCTACCGGAGGCTGGCAGATATCATCGCTTCCCCCTTTGTGTCAAGCCAGGAGCCAATGCCATTCGCGCAGCAACCGAACAATACCCATACTGATCTTCCAGATCTTAATGATCATATCATCATTATAGGTTATGGCATAAATGGGCGAAACGTAGCCAAGGCTGCCCGTTATGCCAACATCCCCTATGTCATAGTGGAGCTAAATGCCGCGACAGTTAAGAACGAGGGGAAAAAGGGAGAGCCGATTGTTTACGGAGACGCTGTTCACCCCATGATCCTGTCTCATATCAGCATTCATAAAGCCAGGGTGGTTGTGGTCGCCATTTCGGATCCTGAAGCTACCAAACGCATCATCACGACTATCAGGGAAATTTCGGATAAAATACACATCATCGTGCGTACACGCTTCCTGCAGGAAATGGAGGAGAACTACAGGCTTGGGGCCGATGAGGTAATCCCGGAGGAGTTCGAGACAAGTATAGAGATCTTTACCAGGACATTGAGCAAATACCTGATGCCGCGGGACGAGATTGAGGCTTTCACACAGAAGATTCGGGCCGACAACTATGAGATGCTCCGGAGCCTGACCACCAGCCGCGACTCTGATAGGGCAAAGCTCAGTGTGGACCTGCCGGATATCGAGGTGGCCACCCTGCGTGTTCTCACCAGCGAGCCAGATATCATCGGCAAACCTTTGCTTGAATCAAACATACGGAACAGGTTTGCGATCACTGTGGTCGCAATTAAACGAAAAGAGCAAATGATCCTTAACATTCATGCTGACACACAACTACAACGGGGCGACCTGATCTATGTGATCGGCAAACCGTCGGATGTGGCGCGCTTCAACAACTATATTAAAGAGTAA
- a CDS encoding DUF4136 domain-containing protein gives MKRLLFACLLIGISSLPSCVTTSASLGAKSIKAPYAASLRNAKTYAWYQPAPPAPAVYLKGFKASLHQNMVQAVEQEMQEQGYTKVEQNPDVLVAYDVSVSVPEEQDKAENFAEGFGYSYGYMSGYRYDYGHADMPGYRSVDLFKEGTLIIDLINPRSKMLLWRGWAEGAINFNAGPGAVRKKVEEVLEQL, from the coding sequence ATGAAAAGACTCCTCTTTGCCTGCCTCCTGATAGGGATCTCCTCCCTGCCTTCCTGTGTCACCACCTCTGCATCGTTGGGGGCTAAGTCTATCAAGGCGCCTTATGCTGCCAGCCTTCGGAATGCGAAGACCTATGCCTGGTACCAACCTGCTCCTCCTGCCCCCGCTGTGTACCTGAAGGGGTTTAAGGCTTCCCTGCACCAAAACATGGTGCAGGCCGTGGAGCAGGAAATGCAGGAGCAGGGTTATACCAAGGTGGAGCAGAACCCCGATGTATTGGTGGCTTACGACGTGAGTGTGTCCGTGCCGGAAGAGCAGGACAAGGCAGAGAATTTTGCAGAGGGCTTTGGCTACAGCTACGGCTACATGAGCGGCTACCGCTACGACTACGGCCACGCCGATATGCCCGGCTACCGCAGCGTGGACCTGTTCAAAGAAGGGACGCTCATCATCGATCTGATTAACCCGAGATCGAAGATGCTACTCTGGCGCGGCTGGGCCGAAGGCGCCATTAACTTTAACGCTGGCCCGGGGGCAGTACGGAAGAAGGTAGAGGAGGTGCTGGAGCAGCTGTAG